Proteins co-encoded in one Quercus robur chromosome 8, dhQueRobu3.1, whole genome shotgun sequence genomic window:
- the LOC126696403 gene encoding uncharacterized protein LOC126696403 yields MDQMRKVMDEMRENMRRANPIKDLVHRTNSPFTASINGHPLPPKFKMPSLDSYDETRDLFDHIATFKTTMHLQGVPDEIMCRAFPTTLKGPAQMWFSKIPLNTVSSFEEFSKLFVNNFIRGQRHKRSSSSLLTIEQGENESLQSFITRFNREALIVDEMDDKLLLAAFHNGVNFDLFIHKLYEQEPQTMAELIHSAPNFMNAEDAIMAKKRKRAERMEADLSRHSKQGPRPKKG; encoded by the coding sequence ATGGATCAGATGAGGAAGGTCATGGACGAGATGAGGGAGAACATGAGAAGGGCGAATCCCATAAAGGATTTAGTCCATCGAACAAACTCCCCTTTCACGGCTTCCATCAATGGTCACCCCTTACCCCCGAAGTTCAAGATGCCTTCCTTGGATTCGTATGATGAAACGCGTGACCTTTTCGATCATATTGCTACTTTCAAGACtacaatgcaccttcaaggggttcCAGACGAGATtatgtgtagagccttccctaccaccCTCAAAGGACCAGCACAAATGTGGTTCAGCAAGATACCTCTAAACACTGTGAGTTCTTTCGAAGAGTTTAGTAAGTTGTTTGTCAATAATTTCATCAGAGGACAAAGGCACAAACGTTCCTCGTCCAGCCTGCTAACCATTGAACAAGGAGAGAATGAAAGCTTGCAGTCCTTCATTACTCGTTTCAATAGGGAAGCCCTAATAGTGGACGAAATGGacgacaagttgttattggcaGCCTTCCATAATGGAGTTAACTTTGACTTGTTCATCCACAAGCTTTACGAACAAGAGCCTCAAACCATGGCTGAACTCATCCATTCAGCcccaaattttatgaatgcagaagacgcGATTATGgccaagaagagaaaaagagccGAGAGAATGGAAGCAGATCTCTCGCGCCACTCTAAACAAGgtcctcgtccaaagaaggggtAG